Below is a genomic region from Raphanus sativus cultivar WK10039 chromosome 4, ASM80110v3, whole genome shotgun sequence.
TCTCTGATCTCGAGACGACCGGCTTGCATAGGGTGAAGGAGAGGATTATCGAGATCGCTGCTCAGGATCTAGCTGGTGGTGAGAACAGTACGTTCCAGACTCTGGTCAACCCTGGTGTTCCTATATTGAATGCTAGCATCCATGGGATCAGGAACGATATGGTTTGTCGACCTGAGGTtccaaggtatatatatatacaatatctGTGTCTTTACTACATACAATCTTTGAGTTTGTGTTTATTGGTTGTTCTGTTTTGGTTAGAATGGAGGAGATGATACCGATATTTCTGAGGTATGTTCAGAGCAGACAGAAGAAGCCTGGAGGGTATGTGATGATTGTTGCACATAACGGCAAAACATTTGATTTTCAGTTCTTGATCAACGAGTTTAACCGCTGCTCTTACGAGATTCCTCCTAACTGGCTCTTTTTTGACTCCCTCCCACTTGCCAGAGAGAGCATGAAGTCTGTAGGTAATATGATGTTCTTCTGTCTCTTATATTTGATTGGTTTTGATCTGTAGAAAGTTCAGAAACTGAAAAATTCTTACTTGGTCTTTTTGCAGATGCAACAGTGAAGCCAAAAGCGTCATTATCAGCTCTAGGGGATTACTATAACCTTGTAAGGGATGGTGAAGCTCACAGAGCATTGTCAGATGTCTTACTTTTATCTCAGGTGTTTCAGAGACTAACCATTGATCTCAAGCTCTCGCTATCTGATCTTGTCCTCCGCTCTCACACCACGTCCGACCTTATTGCTGCCATGGCAAAGAACAAGAAGGCATGAAAGATTTTTAGAAACATTGGTCTCTTATTAGCAGGGTTTCTTTTCTCATTATTGATCTCTGATTCTATTTGTTTCTCTATATAGTGTATGTAACTCCGGAAAAAATCCCAAGTCATGTAACCTATTGTTTAATTTATCGTGGGATAAATTAAGTGAAAAAGCATATGTAATTTCACCAAGTCATAAACATTCAATACAAGCCAGTGATAGTTTCACCGTTTTTCTTTATAGTTGATCTACACTGTTACACAGTACAAGAAAAtctcataatttttcttttaaaaatctacATAATTAACGTTTAAAGATTTTAGTTTTACCATATTGCATCATACTTTCAGGTTTCAACACACCGAACCACTTTATGAAAATGCAACGCGTGAAAGTTTTGCTTGCGTCATattgagaatttcatatattttttaaaaaaatctgcaGAACCAATATGATAAATTGCATAACCAGACTTCGTGATGTACACAATTTACTGTTTGGAAATAGTTGAAACTTCTGTTAAAGCAGCAGCTAAGTTGACCAACATACTATAACTGAAAAAGTAGCATATGACACAAAGCCTGAACTTAACAGCATGACGTT
It encodes:
- the LOC108855078 gene encoding exonuclease DPD1, chloroplastic/mitochondrial; the protein is MCISSISQVSRFRINLLGGTSFHGWFKNNSTPPKLLDIRASSSSSSSSSVNNNSKSRWVRRNVSTTTQGSRSNTKSSILGGAVPPVTTRIVDAESTTKIQQQPFGNLQQRLAENKDLSSLLTVIVSDLETTGLHRVKERIIEIAAQDLAGGENSTFQTLVNPGVPILNASIHGIRNDMVCRPEVPRMEEMIPIFLRYVQSRQKKPGGYVMIVAHNGKTFDFQFLINEFNRCSYEIPPNWLFFDSLPLARESMKSVDATVKPKASLSALGDYYNLVRDGEAHRALSDVLLLSQVFQRLTIDLKLSLSDLVLRSHTTSDLIAAMAKNKKA